In one Haloplanus salinus genomic region, the following are encoded:
- a CDS encoding energy-coupling factor transporter transmembrane component T family protein, protein MITYAPGDTPLHRLDPRTKLFVQAAVAVAAFAHTTPRGLLLLTAFVFCVCWLAATPVLASLRTYRAFLPFLVAAPAVEGATLGAPWFVPADAVTPALASYRVLLLLLVSTAYIRTTRVRESRAAIQWLLPGRAGVVLGAGVGFVLRFLPLLRDDLASIRSAMDARLGSARPLRERVRLIGLTGLRRVFARADRFALALQARCFAWNPTLPPLTATWRDAPATLVGVALVAWAVA, encoded by the coding sequence ATGATCACCTACGCCCCGGGCGATACGCCACTCCACCGCCTCGACCCCCGAACCAAACTGTTCGTTCAGGCCGCCGTCGCCGTCGCGGCCTTCGCGCACACGACGCCCCGGGGACTGCTCCTGCTCACCGCGTTCGTGTTCTGTGTCTGCTGGCTGGCGGCGACGCCCGTCCTCGCCAGCCTGCGCACCTACCGCGCCTTCCTCCCCTTCCTCGTCGCCGCTCCGGCCGTCGAGGGGGCGACCCTCGGCGCGCCGTGGTTCGTCCCCGCCGACGCCGTTACGCCCGCGTTGGCGAGCTATCGGGTGCTTCTCCTCTTGTTGGTCTCGACGGCGTACATCCGCACCACCCGAGTCCGCGAGTCGCGGGCGGCGATCCAGTGGCTCCTCCCCGGCCGCGCGGGCGTCGTCCTCGGCGCCGGCGTCGGGTTCGTCCTCCGCTTCCTTCCCCTCCTGCGCGACGACCTTGCCTCCATCCGGTCGGCGATGGACGCCCGCCTCGGGTCGGCACGGCCGCTCCGGGAACGCGTTCGCCTGATCGGTCTCACCGGCCTCCGGCGCGTGTTCGCCCGCGCCGACCGCTTCGCGCTCGCCCTCCAGGCCCGCTGTTTCGCGTGGAACCCGACGCTCCCACCGCTGACGGCGACGTGGCGGGACGCGCCGGCGACGCTGGTGGGTGTGGCGCTCGTGGCGTGGGCCGTGGCGTGA
- a CDS encoding biotin transporter BioY — MSTPTDSVELVGDEVTGNVARAVLFAAATSATAPVDVVHPLAPNVPITLQTLWVYLAGLVLGPLWAGVAFTLYLLAGLIGLPVFAGGNAGLGVILGPTGGFLIGFPLGAMAIGAVAHGPDGLTAPGEIPVPRVVAALIAGSAVVYAAGAVGYAVVQAIGLVAAVTAVVLPFLPVAGLKVAATVAIVRSEGLVAR; from the coding sequence ATGTCGACGCCAACCGACTCCGTCGAACTGGTCGGCGACGAGGTGACGGGTAACGTCGCCCGCGCGGTGCTGTTCGCGGCGGCGACCAGCGCCACGGCTCCCGTGGACGTGGTCCACCCCCTCGCGCCGAACGTCCCGATCACGCTCCAGACGCTCTGGGTCTACCTCGCCGGCCTCGTCCTCGGACCCCTGTGGGCGGGCGTCGCGTTCACGCTCTACCTGCTCGCCGGCCTGATCGGGCTCCCGGTCTTCGCCGGCGGCAACGCCGGCCTCGGCGTCATCCTCGGCCCGACCGGCGGCTTCCTGATCGGCTTCCCCCTCGGTGCCATGGCCATCGGCGCCGTCGCGCACGGTCCCGACGGGCTGACCGCGCCGGGCGAGATTCCGGTCCCCCGCGTCGTGGCCGCGCTGATCGCGGGGTCGGCCGTCGTCTACGCCGCCGGCGCCGTCGGCTACGCCGTCGTCCAGGCCATCGGCCTCGTCGCCGCCGTCACCGCCGTCGTCCTCCCGTTCCTGCCGGTCGCCGGCCTGAAAGTCGCCGCGACGGTCGCCATCGTCCGGAGCGAGGGCTTGGTCGCCCGATGA
- a CDS encoding energy-coupling factor ABC transporter ATP-binding protein, whose product MTITVDDYTYRYGEEPAVDRVSLTVADGEFLVLAGPNGSGKTTLVRGFNGLLTPDEGAVRVNGRPVADDPVAARAGVGMVFQDPRDGFVAATVGADVAFGPENLGLARDEIDRRVDDALDAVRMSDRGGERIDELSGGERERVAIAGALAMEPDHLVLDEPFTGLDLRARESVLDRLAALDADGVSVVVVTHDLRDLHPLADRTVVLSDGSVALDAADPSPAALRELGVRPP is encoded by the coding sequence ATGACGATCACGGTCGACGACTACACGTACCGCTACGGCGAGGAACCCGCCGTCGACCGTGTGTCCCTCACCGTCGCCGACGGCGAGTTCCTCGTCCTCGCCGGCCCCAACGGGAGCGGGAAGACGACGCTCGTCCGCGGGTTCAACGGCCTCCTGACGCCCGACGAGGGCGCCGTTCGCGTGAACGGCCGCCCCGTCGCCGACGACCCCGTCGCCGCCCGTGCCGGCGTCGGCATGGTGTTTCAGGACCCTCGCGACGGCTTCGTCGCGGCGACGGTCGGTGCTGACGTGGCGTTCGGCCCCGAGAACCTCGGACTGGCCCGGGACGAAATCGACCGTCGCGTCGACGACGCCCTCGACGCCGTGCGGATGAGTGACCGAGGGGGGGAGCGTATCGACGAACTCTCCGGCGGCGAACGCGAACGCGTCGCCATCGCGGGCGCGCTGGCGATGGAACCCGATCACCTCGTCCTCGACGAGCCGTTCACCGGCCTCGACCTGCGCGCCCGGGAGTCGGTGCTGGATCGGTTGGCGGCCCTAGACGCCGACGGCGTCAGCGTCGTCGTCGTCACCCACGACCTCCGTGATCTGCACCCGCTCGCGGACCGGACGGTCGTCCTCTCGGACGGGTCGGTCGCCCTGGACGCCGCCGACCCGTCGCCCGCGGCGCTCCGCGAACTCGGCGTCCGCCCCCCATGA